In the genome of Nasonia vitripennis strain AsymCx chromosome 4 unlocalized genomic scaffold, Nvit_psr_1.1 chr4_random0003, whole genome shotgun sequence, one region contains:
- the LOC116738667 gene encoding uncharacterized protein LOC116738667 isoform X1, with protein MEALLERDYRLSFPDINLLDVELWELINIVLLQMMSITDPLASELPGIISIKTRDWSFQQISAKINQRYHHSFNRRITEINGFTDDMFGSVRPVEVITSLGPLWNFTPSYFYHQLLMYIFLSEFHSH; from the exons ATGGAAGCGTTACTTGAGCGTG aCTACCGTCTGTCATTTCCGGATATTAACCTGCTGGACGTGGAGCTCTGGGAGCTCATCAACATCGTGCTGCTGCAGATGATGAGCATCACGGACCCTTTGGCATCAGAGCTGCCTGGGATAATCAGCATCAAGACGAGGGACTGGAGTTTTCAGCAGATATCTGCGAAAATCAACCAGCGCTATCACCACAGTTTCAATCGTCGTATCACAG AAATCAATGGATTTACAGATGATATGTTTGGAAGCGTGAGGCCAGTTGAAGTAATTACTTCTCTGGGTCCTCTCTGGAATTTCACTCCTAGTTACTTCTACCACCAGTTActgatgtatatttttttatcggaATTTCATTcacattaa
- the LOC116738667 gene encoding uncharacterized protein LOC116738667 isoform X2, protein MEALLERDYRLSFPDINLLDVELWELINIVLLQMMSITDPLASELPGIISIKTRDWSFQQISAKINQRYHHSFNRRITGKTKSMDLQMICLEA, encoded by the exons ATGGAAGCGTTACTTGAGCGTG aCTACCGTCTGTCATTTCCGGATATTAACCTGCTGGACGTGGAGCTCTGGGAGCTCATCAACATCGTGCTGCTGCAGATGATGAGCATCACGGACCCTTTGGCATCAGAGCTGCCTGGGATAATCAGCATCAAGACGAGGGACTGGAGTTTTCAGCAGATATCTGCGAAAATCAACCAGCGCTATCACCACAGTTTCAATCGTCGTATCACAGGTAAGACA AAATCAATGGATTTACAGATGATATGTTTGGAAGCGTGA
- the LOC116417055 gene encoding uncharacterized protein LOC116417055, translated as MGGEECDTEEEIDEDEIVVASEDVIKCIDDDDNDESNSRPNSNKITSTIPPNLGQVIFMNDSIERELNDTYGDSLELLQDENDSYAVIGSASPEKKSILMITRSVLRFYGNKIL; from the exons ATGGGTGGAGAAGAATGTGACACAGAAGAGGAAATAGATGAAGAtgaaattgtagttgcaagtGAGGATGTGATAAAGTGCatagatgatgatgataacgATGAAAGTAATAGCCGGCCAAATTCAAACAAAATAACTAGTACT ATCCCTCCCAATTTAGGCCaagttatttttatgaatgataGTATAGAGCGAGAACTTAATGATACTTATGGTGATTCATTGGAACTCTTGCAAGATGAAAATGACAGCTATGCAGTAATAGGGTCTGCATCGCCAGAAAAAAAGTCAATACTGATGATTACAAGGTCAGTGTTAAGGTTTTatggaaataaaatattgtga
- the LOC116417050 gene encoding uncharacterized protein LOC116417050 — MSGNKRKSYLSDSNKQVTKYAKGQMRKSLQMKESLQSTNKNEVPSTDVNVEFTNDNGPEYLQQFENGEIDNNSEMINHISMLFQEVKARVDVDYDKFEEWYSSDDEITELLTTEVTLSITIINLTKNDEFFKPVALNAIVSSAELLLMIFKYSMKNHLSRTGISNLLKLTNCMFGKTVLPESRYKIDQLCKPANDIELHSVCYSCSNYIGTFKEFNTCVFCSNCNTEVDLSHPSNPCYFAIIHPSEAICEYLEMHENYYFPVVNERRHQKDCIEDIYDGKLYRQFVKNLSAVDRYAYATVIFITDGAPVFKSFSFSIWPIYIILNELPQQERLNSAITVGLWFRRSKPEMTIF, encoded by the exons atgtcaggCAACAAGAGAAAAAGTTATTTATCTGACAGTAATAAACAAGTTACAAAATATGCCAAAGGACAAATGAGAAAATCACTTCAAATGAAAGag TCGCTGCAATCTACTAATAAAAATGAAGTGCCTTCAACCGATGTTAATGTAGAATTCACAAATGACAATGGTCCAGAATATCTACAACAATTTGAGAATGGtgaaatagataataattCTGAGATGATTAATCATATATCAATGTTATTTCAAGAA gTTAAAGCAAGGGTTGACGTCGACTATGATAAATTTGAGGAGTGGTACAGCAGCGATGACGAAATAACCGAACTTTTAACAACTGAAGTGACCTTAtcaattacaataataaatttaacaaaaaatgatgaattttttaaacctGTAGCATTGAATGCTATTGTCAGCTCGGCAGAATtgttattgatgatttttaaatattctatgAAAAATCATTTATCTAGAACTGGCatttctaatttattaaaacttacTAATTGTATGTTCGGTAAAACAGTTCTCCCAGAATCACGTTACAAAATAGATCAATTATGTAAACCAGCCAATGATATTGAGTTACATAGTGTATGTTATTCATGTTCCAATTACATCGGGACATTTAAAGAATTCAATACCTGTGTATTTTGTAGTAATTGTAATACAGAAGTCGACCTGTCACATCCGTCAAATCCATGCTATTTTGCCATTATACACCCATCAGAAGCAATATGCGAATATTTAGAGATgcatgaaaattattattttcctgTAGTAAATGAAAGAAGACATCAGAAAGACTGTATTGAAGATATTTATGATGGAAAATTATACAGacaatttgttaaaaatttaagtGCTGTTGATCGATATGCTTACGCAACAGTGATTTTTATTACTGATGGCGCTccagtttttaaatctttctcATTTTCAATATGGCCtatctatataatattaaatgaattaCCTCAACAAGAACGATTAAATAGTGCGATCACTGTTGGTTTGTGGTTTAGAAGAAGTAAACCAGAAATGACAATTTTTTAG